One stretch of Euphorbia lathyris chromosome 7, ddEupLath1.1, whole genome shotgun sequence DNA includes these proteins:
- the LOC136234944 gene encoding DEAD-box ATP-dependent RNA helicase 39-like: MKGIMKSYYLSRYLSHRFRTPTNPSSSITHLSLSRSLSTATKTNAIDQLETKSDKDSLILEKFRQRKLQGSLKTNTQHQETKNSTAAAQVVSKNHGSVEDGEKVVSCFEELGLKEEMVMAAGDMDVWVPTEIQSVAIPVILERKCVLLSSDYGSGRTLAYLLPLLQLLRQDEALSRMKPKHPKAIVLCSTTESSDEGYRVAKLISDFARLKCATESGSNHLSPEDILNSPIGMLIGTPDEVVQQMEEGSIVLDNVKYLVLDDADVMLEHGFAVEINKIITPLKNFTTANNQRLQTVITTSTLTKMVGKSDTVNRLERDNDGKVSAMLLEMEETEVYEMIMSSENLKRKLVEAIESLTTGS; the protein is encoded by the exons ATGAAAGGAATAATGAAATCATATTATCTGAGTCGCTATCTTTCTCACAGATTCCGTACACCTACCAATCCATCATCATCCATCACACATCTTTCATTATCAAGGTCTCTATCCACAGCCACAAAAACCAACGCAATCGACCAGTTGGAAACGAAATCCGACAAAGACTCGCTTATTCTTGAAAAATTTAGGCAAAGGAAGCTTCAGGGCTCTTTAAAAACAAATACCCAACACCAGGAAACGAAAAACTCTACCGCTGCTGCTCAAGTAGTAAGCAAAAACCATGGTAGTGTCGAGGATGGGGAAAAGGTGGTGTCTTGTTTCGAAGAGTTGGGGTTGAAAGAGGAGATGGTAATGGCTGCCGGAGATATGGATGTATGGGTTCCAACTGAAATTCAGTCTGTTGCGATTCCTGTAATTTTAGAAAGGAAATGTGTTCTTCTGAGTTCTGATTATGGGTCCGGTAGAACTCTGGCTTACTTACTGCCTCTTCTCCAG CTATTGCGACAAGATGAAGCACTGTCCAGAATGAAGCCTAAGCACCCCAAGGCTATTGTCTTGTGCTCTACAACGGAAAGCTCTGATGAG GGATATCGTGTAGCTAAGTTGATCAGTGACTTTGCACGATTGAAATGTGCAACAGAAAGTGGTTCTAACCATTTGTCTCCAGAGGATATCTTAAATTCCCCAATTGGTATGCTAATAGGAACGCCTGATGAAGTTGTCCAGCAGATGGAGGAAGGCAGTATCGTACTCGATAATGTCAAATACTTG GTATTGGATGATGCGGATGTGATGCTTGAACATGGATTTGCTGTTGAAATCAACAAAATCATAACCCCATTAAAGAATTTTACAACAGCAAATAACCAAAGACTGCAGACTGTTATAACCACTTCCACATTGACCAAG ATGGTAGGAAAAAGTGATACTGTGAATCGTCTGGAGCGTGATAATGACGGAAAAGTGAGTGCAATGCTGCTCGAAATGGAAGAGACAGAGGTTTATgagatgatcatgtcatcagaAAATCTCAAGAGGAAACTTGTTGAGGCTATTGAGTCCCTTACAACAGGTTCTTGA